The following coding sequences lie in one Streptomyces xiamenensis genomic window:
- a CDS encoding helix-turn-helix domain-containing protein, which yields MPEGRERAVAIEAFAGRLRELKDGTSHSFESLARRIGVSRSTLHRYCQGKGVPGEFATVERFARACKADRVVLTELHRLWVLADEEYRRGDVPAPAEATAGEDVQPSPEPAQVPDPSPVAAITPQSAAPPQDRAPDPGPDPATDAAAGSRRSRRWLVAGAAAALIALAGALVLWDREGPSGESSAGKQADDRPLFSGVCDEPLAMGRHDGCVEELQKLLVERGLPLVVDAQYGPETLRRVTAFQVLSDLPVNGVVGDETKNALYESDLRVTTWSEEEITDRIREVFPGEAGDQAVLISRCQSRLDPFYVLANENGTRNWGLFQLTDFRVRQAGGTTLDAFDPEFNIQAAYQLWSQNEDFRDWPFCLPALDNPQNQDEEEKGGDEDAGEEPAEDQP from the coding sequence ATGCCCGAAGGACGCGAACGCGCCGTCGCTATCGAGGCATTCGCCGGGCGGCTGCGCGAACTGAAGGACGGTACCAGTCACAGCTTTGAGTCACTGGCCCGCCGCATCGGGGTGAGCCGTTCCACACTGCACCGCTACTGCCAGGGCAAGGGCGTCCCGGGCGAGTTCGCGACCGTGGAACGCTTCGCGCGGGCCTGCAAGGCCGACCGGGTAGTCCTGACCGAACTGCACCGGTTGTGGGTGCTGGCCGATGAGGAATACCGGCGCGGGGACGTACCCGCACCGGCCGAGGCGACGGCGGGGGAAGACGTACAGCCGTCGCCCGAGCCGGCGCAGGTCCCCGACCCGAGCCCGGTAGCGGCCATCACCCCCCAGTCCGCCGCACCGCCGCAGGACCGGGCCCCCGACCCGGGCCCGGATCCGGCGACGGACGCGGCGGCAGGGTCGCGCCGTTCCCGCCGCTGGCTGGTGGCGGGAGCGGCCGCGGCGCTGATCGCCCTCGCCGGTGCCTTAGTGCTGTGGGACAGGGAGGGCCCATCCGGCGAGAGCAGCGCCGGCAAGCAGGCCGACGACCGTCCGCTGTTCAGCGGCGTCTGCGACGAGCCCCTCGCCATGGGCCGGCACGACGGCTGCGTCGAGGAACTCCAGAAACTGCTCGTCGAACGGGGCCTGCCCCTGGTCGTCGACGCCCAGTACGGCCCCGAGACGCTGCGCCGGGTCACCGCCTTCCAGGTGCTCTCCGACCTCCCCGTCAACGGGGTCGTGGGGGACGAGACCAAGAACGCGCTGTACGAGTCCGACCTGCGGGTGACCACCTGGAGCGAGGAGGAGATCACCGACCGCATCCGCGAGGTCTTCCCCGGCGAGGCGGGCGATCAGGCGGTGCTGATCTCCCGCTGCCAGTCCCGCCTCGACCCGTTCTACGTGCTCGCCAACGAGAACGGGACCCGCAACTGGGGCCTGTTCCAGCTCACCGACTTCCGGGTGCGCCAGGCCGGAGGCACCACGCTGGACGCCTTCGACCCGGAGTTCAACATCCAGGCCGCCTACCAGCTGTGGTCGCAGAACGAGGACTTCCGCGACTGGCCGTTCTGCCTCCCCGCCCTGGACAACCCGCAGAACCAGGACGAGGAGGAGAAGGGCGGCGACGAGGACGCCGGCGAGGAGCCGGCCGAGGACCAGCCCTGA
- a CDS encoding peptidase inhibitor family I36 protein, translating into MKNRIKALRTKIGIAAGATVLAGVGIGAMATPAQAAYSDCSAGALCAYLSTSGGGSPGQVFGDNSNLRQYDKFARAKSLKNNGNQCNVRLWVGTGFTGDNHRLTRGHVISNTQTWNNGMFRNGVGANKWC; encoded by the coding sequence ATGAAGAACCGCATCAAGGCCCTGCGCACGAAGATCGGCATCGCCGCGGGGGCCACGGTCCTGGCGGGGGTGGGGATCGGCGCGATGGCGACGCCGGCCCAGGCCGCCTATTCCGACTGCTCGGCCGGCGCACTGTGCGCGTACCTGTCCACCAGCGGTGGCGGCAGCCCGGGCCAGGTCTTCGGCGACAACAGCAACCTGCGCCAGTACGACAAGTTCGCCCGGGCGAAGTCGCTGAAGAACAACGGGAACCAGTGCAACGTCCGGCTGTGGGTGGGGACCGGGTTCACCGGGGACAACCACCGCCTGACCCGCGGCCACGTCATCTCCAACACGCAGACGTGGAACAACGGGATGTTCCGCAACGGCGTCGGCGCCAACAAGTGGTGCTGA
- a CDS encoding pyridoxal phosphate-dependent aminotransferase has protein sequence MQVIQSAKLANVCYEIRGPVLEEAMRLEAAGHRILKLNTGNPAAFGFECPPEILEDILRNVSSAHGYGDAKGLLSARRAVMQHYQTKGIQLSVEDIYLGNGVSELIQMSMQALLDDGDEVLVPAPDYPLWTASVSLAGGTAVHYRCDEQAEWMPDIADIERKITDRTKALVVINPNNPTGAVYSDEMLRQLADVARRHRLVLCSDEIYDKILYDGTTHTPMAAIAPDVLTLTFNGLSKNYRVAGFRSGWMAVCGPKENAGNYIEGLTILANMRLCANMPAQHAVAAALFGRQSIEKLVLPGGRIKEQRDVAYDLLTQIPGVTCVKPKGALYAFPRLDPKVYKIKDDRQMVLDLLRAEKIMIVHGTGFNWPEPDHFRIVTLPSVTQLTDAVTRIGKFLDGYQQQF, from the coding sequence ATGCAGGTGATCCAGTCGGCGAAGCTCGCCAATGTCTGTTACGAAATCCGCGGCCCGGTGCTCGAGGAGGCCATGCGGCTCGAAGCAGCGGGTCACCGGATCCTCAAGCTGAACACGGGGAACCCGGCGGCGTTCGGGTTCGAGTGCCCGCCGGAGATCCTCGAGGACATCCTGCGCAATGTCTCCAGCGCGCACGGGTACGGCGACGCGAAGGGGCTGCTGTCGGCGCGCCGCGCGGTGATGCAGCACTACCAGACCAAGGGCATCCAGCTGTCGGTGGAGGACATCTACCTGGGCAACGGGGTCTCCGAGCTGATCCAGATGTCGATGCAGGCGCTGCTGGACGACGGGGACGAGGTGCTGGTCCCGGCGCCCGACTATCCGCTGTGGACGGCGTCGGTGTCGCTGGCCGGCGGTACGGCGGTGCACTACCGGTGCGACGAGCAGGCCGAGTGGATGCCGGACATCGCCGACATCGAGCGGAAGATCACCGACCGCACCAAGGCGCTGGTGGTGATCAATCCCAACAATCCGACCGGGGCCGTCTACAGCGACGAGATGCTGCGGCAGCTGGCGGATGTGGCGCGGCGGCACCGGCTCGTGCTGTGCTCGGACGAGATCTACGACAAGATCCTGTACGACGGCACCACGCACACCCCGATGGCGGCGATCGCGCCGGACGTGCTGACCCTGACCTTCAACGGTCTGTCCAAGAACTACCGCGTGGCGGGTTTCCGCAGCGGCTGGATGGCGGTGTGCGGGCCCAAGGAGAACGCGGGCAACTACATCGAGGGTCTGACGATCCTGGCCAATATGCGACTGTGCGCCAATATGCCGGCGCAGCACGCGGTGGCGGCGGCGCTGTTCGGCCGGCAGTCGATCGAGAAGCTGGTGCTGCCGGGCGGGCGGATCAAGGAGCAGCGGGACGTCGCGTACGACCTGCTGACCCAGATCCCGGGGGTGACCTGCGTCAAGCCGAAGGGCGCGCTGTACGCGTTCCCCCGGCTCGACCCCAAGGTGTACAAGATCAAGGACGACCGGCAGATGGTGCTGGATCTGCTGCGCGCCGAGAAGATCATGATTGTGCACGGCACGGGCTTCAACTGGCCGGAGCCGGATCACTTCCGCATCGTGACGCTGCCGTCGGTGACCCAGCTGACGGACGCGGTCACCCGGATCGGGAAGTTCCTGGACGGCTATCAGCAGCAGTTCTGA
- a CDS encoding alanine racemase, which yields MSTAALDQLADEVVDHRFKGLPPDAAGATVGRLRAQRRDLYTGGFTTPVLTLSAEAVEHNVRSLDRFASRHGLVLAPHGKTSMAPQLFQRQLDAGAWGITLAVPHQVRVARAFGVRRVFLANELVDPAALTWLSGELEEDAEFRCVCYVDSVRGVELMDDTLRAVGGNRPVEVVVELGAPGARSGVRDARQAAAVADAVEGTESLLLVGVGGYEGELPDADGDTVREWLNALSSLVVEFDKEGRFADTPEIIISAGGSAWFDAVAEVFEELPDLSRPVCKMLRSGAYISHDDGRYRGVTPFRRVPQEGSLLPAFRLWAQVVSRPEPGLALINAGKRDLSYDLGLPEVQVIRDARGAVRGGAGLVVSRLADQHAFVVPDPEAGTDGGAEPPEVGDWVGLGLSHPCTIFEKWPLIPLVAGDGTVTDYIRTFF from the coding sequence ATGAGCACCGCCGCCCTGGACCAGCTCGCGGACGAGGTCGTCGACCACCGGTTCAAGGGCCTGCCGCCCGACGCCGCCGGGGCCACCGTGGGGCGGCTGCGGGCCCAGCGGCGTGATCTGTACACCGGCGGCTTCACCACGCCCGTCCTGACGCTGTCCGCCGAGGCCGTCGAGCACAATGTGCGCTCCCTGGACCGCTTCGCCTCCCGGCACGGCCTGGTGCTCGCCCCGCACGGCAAGACGTCCATGGCGCCGCAGCTCTTCCAGCGCCAGCTGGACGCCGGGGCCTGGGGCATCACCCTGGCCGTGCCGCACCAGGTACGGGTGGCCCGCGCCTTCGGCGTCCGCCGCGTCTTCCTCGCCAACGAGCTCGTCGATCCGGCGGCGCTGACCTGGCTCTCCGGGGAGCTGGAGGAGGACGCCGAGTTCCGGTGCGTGTGCTACGTGGACTCGGTGCGCGGCGTGGAGCTGATGGACGACACCCTGCGCGCCGTCGGCGGGAACCGGCCGGTGGAGGTCGTGGTCGAACTGGGTGCGCCCGGCGCGCGCAGCGGCGTGCGCGACGCCCGGCAGGCGGCGGCCGTCGCCGACGCGGTGGAGGGTACGGAGTCGCTGCTGCTGGTGGGGGTCGGCGGCTACGAGGGGGAGCTGCCGGACGCGGACGGCGACACGGTGCGTGAGTGGCTGAACGCACTGTCCTCGCTGGTGGTGGAGTTCGACAAGGAAGGGCGCTTCGCCGACACCCCCGAGATCATCATCAGCGCGGGCGGCAGCGCCTGGTTCGACGCGGTGGCCGAGGTCTTCGAGGAACTGCCCGATCTGTCCCGGCCGGTGTGCAAGATGCTCCGCTCCGGCGCGTACATCAGCCACGACGACGGCCGCTACCGCGGGGTCACCCCCTTTCGCCGTGTCCCGCAGGAAGGGTCGCTGCTGCCCGCGTTCCGGCTGTGGGCCCAGGTCGTCTCCCGTCCCGAACCGGGTCTGGCCCTGATCAACGCGGGCAAGCGGGACCTCTCCTACGACCTGGGGCTGCCCGAGGTCCAGGTGATCCGCGACGCCCGGGGCGCGGTGCGCGGCGGTGCGGGCCTGGTGGTGTCCCGGCTCGCCGACCAGCACGCCTTCGTCGTGCCGGACCCGGAGGCCGGGACGGACGGTGGCGCCGAGCCGCCGGAGGTAGGCGACTGGGTGGGTCTCGGGCTGTCGCACCCGTGCACCATCTTCGAGAAGTGGCCGCTGATTCCGCTGGTGGCGGGCGACGGCACCGTCACCGACTACATCCGCACCTTTTTCTGA